A single window of Apodemus sylvaticus chromosome 4, mApoSyl1.1, whole genome shotgun sequence DNA harbors:
- the Ube2q1 gene encoding ubiquitin-conjugating enzyme E2 Q1 isoform X3, whose translation MLDQPLPAEQCTQEEVSSEDEDEEMPEDTEDLDHYEMKEEEPAEGKKSEDDGIGKENLAILEKIKKNQRQDYLNGAVSGSVQATDRLMKELRDIYRSQSFKGGNYAVELVNDSLYDWNVKLLKVDQDSALHNDLQILKEKEGADFILLNFSFKDNFPFDPPFVRVVSPVLSGGYVLGGGAICMELLTKQGWSSAYSIESVIMQISATLVKGKARVQFGANKSQYSLTRAQQSYKSLVQIHEKNGWYTPPKEDG comes from the exons ATGCTGGACCAGCCCTTGCCAGCAGAGCAG TGCACGCAGGAAGAAGTGTCttcagaagatgaagatgaagagatGCCTGAG GATACAGAAGACCTAGATCACTATGAAATGAAAGAGGAAGAGCCAGCCGAGGGCAAGAAGTCTGAAGATGATGGCATCGGAAAAGAAAACCTGGCCATCctagagaaaattaaaaagaaccaGAGGCAAGATTACTTAAAT GGTGCAGTGTCTGGCTCGGTGCAGGCCACTGACCGGCTGATGAAGGAGCTCAGGGACATATACCGATCACAGAGTTTCAAAGGCG gaaACTATGCAGTCGAACTCGTGAATGACAGTCTCTATGACTGGAATGTCAAACTCCTCAA AGTTGACCAGGACAGCGCTTTGCACAATGATCTTCAGATcctaaaggagaaggaaggagcagACTTCATCCTACTCAACTTCTCCTTTAAA GATAACTTCCCCTTTGACCCACCGTTCGTCAGGGTTGTGTCTCCAGTCCTCTCTGGAGG GTATGTTCTGGGCGGAGGTGCCATCTGCATGGAGCTTCTCACCAAGCAG GGCTGGAGCAGTGCCTACTCCATAGAGTCCGTCATCATGCAGATCAGCGCCACGCTGGTGAAGGGGAAGGCACGGGTGCAGTTTGGAGCCAACAAA TCTCAGTACAGTCTGACGAGAGCACAGCAGTCCTACAAGTCCTTGGTGCAGATCCACGAAAAAAACG gCTGGTACACACCCCCGAAGGAAGATGGCTAA
- the Ube2q1 gene encoding ubiquitin-conjugating enzyme E2 Q1 isoform X1, whose product MQQPQPQGQQQPGPGQQLGVQGAAPGAGGGPGGGPGPGPCLRRELKLLESIFHRGHERFRIASACLDELSCEFLLAGAGGAGAGAAPGPHLPSRGSVPGDPVRIHCNITESYPAVPPIWSVESDDPNLAAVLERLVDIKKGNTLLLQHLKRIISDLCKLYNLPQHPDVEMLDQPLPAEQCTQEEVSSEDEDEEMPEDTEDLDHYEMKEEEPAEGKKSEDDGIGKENLAILEKIKKNQRQDYLNGAVSGSVQATDRLMKELRDIYRSQSFKGGNYAVELVNDSLYDWNVKLLKVDQDSALHNDLQILKEKEGADFILLNFSFKDNFPFDPPFVRVVSPVLSGGYVLGGGAICMELLTKQGWSSAYSIESVIMQISATLVKGKARVQFGANKSQYSLTRAQQSYKSLVQIHEKNGWYTPPKEDG is encoded by the exons ATGCAGCAGCCGCAGccgcaggggcagcagcagccgGGGCCGGGGCAGCAACTGGGGGTCCAGGGGGCGGCGCCTGGGGCCGGGGGCGGCCCGGGAGGGGGCCCGGGGCCAGGGCCCTGCCTGAGGCGGGAGCTGAAGCTGCTCGAGTCCATCTTCCACCGCGGCCACGAGCGCTTCCGCATTGCCAGCGCCTGCCTGGACGAGCTGAGCTGCGAGTTCCTGCTGGCCGGAGCCGGAGGGGCTGGGGCCGGGGCTGCGCCCGGACCCCATCTCCCCTCCCGGGGATCGGTGCCGGGGGACCCCGTCCGCATCCACTGCAACATCACG GAGTCATACCCTGCTGTGCCCCCCATCTGGTCGGTGGAGTCCGATGACCCTAACTTGGCTGCTGTCTTGGAGAGGCTGGTGGACATAAAGAAAGGGAATACTTTG CTCTTGCAGCATCTGAAGAGGATCATCTCTGACCTGTGTAAACTCTACAACCTCCCTCAGCATCCTGATGTGGAAATGCTGGACCAGCCCTTGCCAGCAGAGCAG TGCACGCAGGAAGAAGTGTCttcagaagatgaagatgaagagatGCCTGAG GATACAGAAGACCTAGATCACTATGAAATGAAAGAGGAAGAGCCAGCCGAGGGCAAGAAGTCTGAAGATGATGGCATCGGAAAAGAAAACCTGGCCATCctagagaaaattaaaaagaaccaGAGGCAAGATTACTTAAAT GGTGCAGTGTCTGGCTCGGTGCAGGCCACTGACCGGCTGATGAAGGAGCTCAGGGACATATACCGATCACAGAGTTTCAAAGGCG gaaACTATGCAGTCGAACTCGTGAATGACAGTCTCTATGACTGGAATGTCAAACTCCTCAA AGTTGACCAGGACAGCGCTTTGCACAATGATCTTCAGATcctaaaggagaaggaaggagcagACTTCATCCTACTCAACTTCTCCTTTAAA GATAACTTCCCCTTTGACCCACCGTTCGTCAGGGTTGTGTCTCCAGTCCTCTCTGGAGG GTATGTTCTGGGCGGAGGTGCCATCTGCATGGAGCTTCTCACCAAGCAG GGCTGGAGCAGTGCCTACTCCATAGAGTCCGTCATCATGCAGATCAGCGCCACGCTGGTGAAGGGGAAGGCACGGGTGCAGTTTGGAGCCAACAAA TCTCAGTACAGTCTGACGAGAGCACAGCAGTCCTACAAGTCCTTGGTGCAGATCCACGAAAAAAACG gCTGGTACACACCCCCGAAGGAAGATGGCTAA
- the Ube2q1 gene encoding ubiquitin-conjugating enzyme E2 Q1 isoform X2 codes for MQQPQPQGQQQPGPGQQLGVQGAAPGAGGGPGGGPGPGPCLRRELKLLESIFHRGHERFRIASACLDELSCEFLLAGAGGAGAGAAPGPHLPSRGSVPGDPVRIHCNITESYPAVPPIWSVESDDPNLAAVLERLVDIKKGNTLLLQHLKRIISDLCKLYNLPQHPDVEMLDQPLPAEQCTQEEVSSEDEDEEMPEDTEDLDHYEMKEEEPAEGKKSEDDGIGKENLAILEKIKKNQRQDYLNGAVSGSVQATDRLMKELRDIYRSQSFKGGNYAVELVNDSLYDWNVKLLKVDQDSALHNDLQILKEKEGADFILLNFSFKDNFPFDPPFVRVVSPVLSGGYVLGGGAICMELLTKQA; via the exons ATGCAGCAGCCGCAGccgcaggggcagcagcagccgGGGCCGGGGCAGCAACTGGGGGTCCAGGGGGCGGCGCCTGGGGCCGGGGGCGGCCCGGGAGGGGGCCCGGGGCCAGGGCCCTGCCTGAGGCGGGAGCTGAAGCTGCTCGAGTCCATCTTCCACCGCGGCCACGAGCGCTTCCGCATTGCCAGCGCCTGCCTGGACGAGCTGAGCTGCGAGTTCCTGCTGGCCGGAGCCGGAGGGGCTGGGGCCGGGGCTGCGCCCGGACCCCATCTCCCCTCCCGGGGATCGGTGCCGGGGGACCCCGTCCGCATCCACTGCAACATCACG GAGTCATACCCTGCTGTGCCCCCCATCTGGTCGGTGGAGTCCGATGACCCTAACTTGGCTGCTGTCTTGGAGAGGCTGGTGGACATAAAGAAAGGGAATACTTTG CTCTTGCAGCATCTGAAGAGGATCATCTCTGACCTGTGTAAACTCTACAACCTCCCTCAGCATCCTGATGTGGAAATGCTGGACCAGCCCTTGCCAGCAGAGCAG TGCACGCAGGAAGAAGTGTCttcagaagatgaagatgaagagatGCCTGAG GATACAGAAGACCTAGATCACTATGAAATGAAAGAGGAAGAGCCAGCCGAGGGCAAGAAGTCTGAAGATGATGGCATCGGAAAAGAAAACCTGGCCATCctagagaaaattaaaaagaaccaGAGGCAAGATTACTTAAAT GGTGCAGTGTCTGGCTCGGTGCAGGCCACTGACCGGCTGATGAAGGAGCTCAGGGACATATACCGATCACAGAGTTTCAAAGGCG gaaACTATGCAGTCGAACTCGTGAATGACAGTCTCTATGACTGGAATGTCAAACTCCTCAA AGTTGACCAGGACAGCGCTTTGCACAATGATCTTCAGATcctaaaggagaaggaaggagcagACTTCATCCTACTCAACTTCTCCTTTAAA GATAACTTCCCCTTTGACCCACCGTTCGTCAGGGTTGTGTCTCCAGTCCTCTCTGGAGG GTATGTTCTGGGCGGAGGTGCCATCTGCATGGAGCTTCTCACCAAGCAG GCATAG